In Cutaneotrichosporon cavernicola HIS019 DNA, chromosome: 1, one DNA window encodes the following:
- a CDS encoding uncharacterized protein (Major Facilitator Superfamily) yields the protein MSDKPTLMTKHTEFGDEKMGASTPGTLTPQLETETTEPPVGPGPNPDGGTKAWLTVAGSAFMGFAQFGLSNAFGVFQRHYETHQLADRTPDEIAWIGSIQLFLLFSGGLFSGRLFDAFGAHALLIPGAILFTLSLMLTSLCTQYYQFMLCQGVLFGIASALIFNTIVAVPSHWFSRKRALAMGVVFTGSGLGGTIWPIAIARLINKIGFGWTMRVCGFICLGCFAIGNVLIRTRLPRKKPAPWRGLFKPLREPVYALFASSGTIMSLAMFMPFFFLPTNAQRLGASPDLAAYTVSFLNAGSTVGRLVGALGDKLGRFNLLVTSCFTCSLLLLAMWVPMNNIETLIAFSVLYGLSVGVLVSLVPACISQISEPHEIGARVGLNYGGVGLCMLAGPPINGAILNALGDHTGFRYQGVFSGICVGIAACLILAARMKLTTKLKAVV from the exons ATGAGCGACAAGCCAACGCTCATGACGAAGCATACTGAATttggcgacgagaagatggGCGCCTCGACTCCCGGCACGTTGACTCCACAGCTCGAGACGGAGACGACCGAACCACCAGTCGGCCCCGGGCCCAACCCAGACGGCGGGACCAAGGCGTGGCTGACGGTCGCCGGGAGTGCA ttcATGGGCTTTGCTCAGTTTGGCCTCTCGAACGCGTTTGGCGTCTTCCAGCGGCATTATGAGACTCACCAGCTCGCGGACCGGACACCGGACGAGATTGCATGGATCGGCTCGATCCAGCTGTTCCTTTTGTTCTCCGGG ggaCTGTTCAGTGGTAGACTGTTCGACGCGTTTGGCGCCCACGCACTGCTCATCCCCGGCGCCATCTTGTTCACGCTGAGTCTGATGCTCACTTCCT tgTGCACGCAGTACTACCAATTCATGCTGTGCCAAGGCGTGCTTTTTGGCATCGCGTCTGCACTCATCTTCAACACGATCGTCGCCGTTCCGTCGCACTGGTTCTCGCGAAAGCGTGCACTTGCCATGGGTGTAGTGTTCACTGGCTCTGGTCTGGGCGGCACAATCTGGCCCATTGCTATTGCGCGCCTAATCAACAAGATTG GCTTCGGTTGGACAATGCGCGTGTGTGGCTTCATCTGCTTGGGGTGCTTTGCTATCGGCAACGTCCTGATCCGCACTCGCCTGCCCCGCAAGAAGCCAGCGCCGTGGCGTGGTCTTTTCAAGCCACTCCGCGAGCCAGTGTACGCGCTCTTCGCTTCCAGCGGGACAATCATGAGCTTGGCAATGTTCATGCCCTTCTTCTTTTTGCCGACCAacgcccagcgcctcggTGCCAGCCCCGACCTTGCTGCGTACACGGTCTCATTCCTCAATGCCGGGTCCACGGTGGGTCGCCTGGTCGGTGCGCTTGGTGACAAGCTTGGTCGATTCAACCTCCTTGTGACCAGCTGCTTCACTTGCTCGTTACTCCTCCTCGCAATGTGGGTGCCGATGAACAACATCGAGACTCTCATTGCCTTCTCCGTGCTCTACGGCTTGAGTGTTGGTGTGCTGGTCTCGCTGGTGCCAGCATGCATCTCGCAGATCAGCGAGCCGCACGAGATTGGTGCGCGCGTTGGCCTCAATTACGGTGGCGTTGGGCTCTGCATGCTCGCCGGGCCGCCCATCAATGGCGCCATTCTCAATGCCCTTGGAGACCACACGGGGTTCCGATACCAAGGCGTGTTTAGCGGGATATGCGTGGGGATAGCTGCGTGTTTGATTCTCGCAGCACGGATGAAACTCACAACCAAGCTAAAGGCCGTAGTGTGA
- a CDS encoding uncharacterized protein (GPR1/FUN34/yaaH family) — protein MASNSTADIKQDRVYEERQIAFEPVPVTTAPAVTPMTPANPATLGFFSLGTTTLMVGLLVIQARGVPALTMLVGQVLAVGGLGMLISGLMCYQQGATFATTAFGMYGLFYISFGIVLWPSSGASAGYTDPVDNNNALGLYLIVWFVLSLVMLPVTFRLNIGLAVLFGLVVFYFLFLAIGFMSGKTVITTIGGYFGILVGSWGFILGMETLYETENNIFKLPNPSLAPKPRN, from the exons ATGGCCAGCAACTCCACCGCCGACATCAAGCAGGACCGTGTTTACGAGGAGAGGCAGATTGCCTTTGAGCCCGTCCCGGTCACCACTGCCCCAGCTGTCACCCCGATGACGCCTGCCAACCCGGCTACTCTGG GCTTCTTCTCGCTCGGTACGACCACGCTCATGGTCGGTCTTCTCGTCATTCAGGCTCGTGGCGTCCCCGCCCTCACTATGCTTGTCGGCCAGGTCCTGGCTGTTGGCGGTCTCGGCATGCTCATCTCCGGTCTCATGTGCTACCAGCAGGGTGCTACCTTCGCCACCACTGCCTTTGGAAT GTACGGCCTTTTCTATATCTCGTTCGGTATCGTCCTCTGGCCCTCGTCGGGCGCGTCGGCTGGCTACACCGACCCCGTGGACAACAACAACGCTCTCGGCCTCTACCTCATTGTGTGGTTTGTGCTGTCGCTTGTCATGCTGCCAGTCACTTTCCGCCTCAACATcggccttgccgtcctcTTCGGCCTCGTTGTCTTCTacttcctcttcctcgccattGGCTTCATGTCTGGGAAGACTGTCATTACCACCATCGGTGGTTACTTTGGCATTCTCGTTGGTAGCTGGGGTTTCATCCTTGGGATGGAGACTCTCTACGAGACTGAGAACAACATCTTCAAGCTCCCC AACCCCAGCCTGGCCCCTAAGCCCCGGAACTAG
- a CDS encoding uncharacterized protein (2OG-Fe(II) oxygenase superfamily), with protein sequence MTHPFPFPVLDLRELDGGEDAAARFRAALLRATHEVGFFYLVGTGVNPDLEARLLTAARAFFALPDKDKLEIENVKSPHFRGYTRIGGERTEGKVDWREQIDIWSEDEALSPTQLEGLPPYFRMLGPNLWPSALPELKGVILEWQAAVVPAAHKLLRAWAEALGAPADYFDKHFTRPSTRMKVVRYPGLPPDVDNLGVGAHKDGGCLTLLWVEPGAKGLQIRPGEEWIDALPLEHGFVCNIGEMVERATAGYLKATVHRVIAPTAPNERISVPMFFNPSLDARFPKLELPEELKEEGAYEQDPNDVIHEVYGDNLLKSRLRAHPDVAAIHHPDLVKSGMY encoded by the exons ATGACCCACCCCTTTCCCTTCCccgtccttgacctccgCGAACTGGacggtggcgaggacgccgccgcccgctTCCGTGCTGCCCTTCTCCGAGCCACCCACGAGGTCGGCTTCTTCTACCTGGTGGGCACAGGTGTGAACCCCGACCTCGAAGCACGCCTCCTAACGGCGGCCCGCGCATTCTTCGCCCTGcccgacaaggacaagctgGAGATTGAGAATGTGAAGAG cccacATTTCCGAGGATACACGCGTATTGGTGGGGAGCGGACAgagggcaaggtcgacTGGCGCGAGCAGATTGACATCtggagcgaggacgaggcgctctCTCCCACCCAGCTCGAGGGGCTGCCACCATATTTCCGCATGTTGGGGCCCAACTTGTGGCCGTCTGCCCTACCCGAACTCAAGGGCGTCATCCTTGAATGGCAGGCTGCCGTGGTGCCAGCCGCACACAAACTGCTACGAGCTTGGGCAGAAGCACTTGGCGCCCCAGCAGACTACTTTGACAAGCACTTTACCCGGCCAAGCACACGCATGAAGGTTGTGCGGTACCCTGGTCTCCCGCCGGATGTGGACAACctgggcgtcggcgcacACAAGGACGGCGGATGCCTCACGCTCCTCTGGGTCGAACCGGGCGCTAAGGGTTTGCAGATACGGCcgggggaggagtggaTAGATGCCCTGCCTCTCGAGCACGGATTCGTGTGCAACATTGGCGAGATGGTTGAacgcgccaccgccggaTACCTCAAGGCGACGGTGCACCGCGTCATCGCGCCTACGGCGCCAAACGAGCGCATCTCCGTGCCAATGTTCTTCAACCCCAGTCTGGACGCACGGTTCCCGAAGCTCGAATTGCCGGAAGAACTCAAAGAGGAGGGTGCCTACGAGCAAGATCCAAATGACGTGATCCACGAGGTGTACGGCgacaacctcctcaagaGTAGGTTGCGCGCGCACCCAGACGTCGCGGCGATACACCACCCCGATCTCGTTAAGAGCGGGATGTACTAG
- a CDS encoding uncharacterized protein ()transporter): MSVHVLEHDKPVSTIQHVEAQDDKEVDAADGSGLMKSPIDHLSIYQTLWIFKRVVIFIILVYTGYVCEGFELNAGGTIVANKGFLKQFGARDQEGVRALDPTWLSTWGAMLNVGQIVTFTHISWVADRWGRKTAFYLAWLWLMAGCMIMNFATTSGVWAIAKLCNGAGIGVLQVVCQVYVMEICPDKIRGGMVIFQAVWTAIGGIICSIMMQQLNKHYPEDFRLPLRILWAPIGLMLICWSIVPESPWYHARRGNEEAARNAMRRLYGNIPWYNYDEEYGIILRTLEHEKASLAKNKPRFRDVFKGVNLRRTLTVMIVAVCQQFAGLAIISTYNTYFFSLVGMEDPFLATLILSCVALLAVTLWALSADRLGRRMIVNICQTCVVVICFVVGALYYTGASMGNKAAGTALLVICCIWQFTYQAVAMCYYLYSAELPSAILRIKTGPITFFTNSITGIATVYATPPMLLALNLRAAFVYGALSVPMCILMWLYLPETKCRSAAEIDELFENKVPAWKWSKTVTTIEEELAAVQRARGARPEDA, encoded by the exons ATGTCCGTGCACGTTCTCGAACACGACAAGCCCGTCTCTACCATTCAACATGTCGAGGCAcaggacgacaaggaggtcgacgccgccgacggctCGGGGCTGATGAAATCGCCCATCGACCACCTTAGTATCTATCAGACACTTTGGATCTTCAAGCGTGTTGTCAtcttcatcatcctcgTGTACACTGGCTACGTCTGCGAGGGCTTCGAG ctcAATGCAGGTGGAACGATTGTGGCGAACAAGGGCTTCCTCAAGCAGTTTGGCGCACGCGACCAAGAGGGCGTTCGTGCACTCGATCCCACTTGGC TGTCGACATGGGGTGCTATGCTTAACGTGGGCCAGATTGTCACGTTTACTCACATCTCTTG ggtTGCCGACCGATGGGGCCGCAAGACCGCGTTCTACCTGGCGTGGCTGTGGCTCATGGCG ggcTGCATGATCATGAACTTTGCGACAACTTCGGGTGTCTGG GCTATCGCAAAGCTCTGCAACGGCGCAGGCATTGGCGTGCTCCAGGTCGTGTGTCAAGTCTACGTGATGGAGATCTGCCCCGACAAGATCCGCGGCGGCATGGTCATCTTCCAGGCGGTCTGGACGGCAATTGGAGGCATCATCTGCAGCATCATGATGCAGCAACTCAACAAGCACTACCCTGAGGACTTCCGTCTTCCCCTCCGTATCCTGTGGGCACCAATCGGACTTATGCTCATCTGCTGGTCGATTGTTCCAGAGTCGCCGTGGTACCACGCTCGACGTGGAAacgaggaggccgcgcgTAACGCCATGCGCCGCCTGTACGGCAACATTCCATGGTACAACTATGACGAGGAGTACGGAATCATCCTCCGCACACTCGAGCACGAAAAGGCCAGCCTTGCCAAGAACAAGCCGCGCTTCCGCGACGTATTCAAGGGTGTCAACCTCCGCCGCACGCTCACGGTCATGATTGTCGCTGTCTGCCAACAGTTTGCCGGTCTCGCCATCATCAGCACGTACAACACTTACTTTTTCTCCCTTGTGGGGATGGAGGACCCGTTCCTCGCCACGCTCATTCTGTCCtgcgtcgccctcctcgctgtcaCCCTTTGGGCGCTTAGTGCGGATCGCCTGGGCCGCCGCATGATTGTCAACATCTGCCAGACGTGTGTAGTCGTCATTTgcttcgtcgtcggcgctctGTATTACACCGGAGCGTCGATGGGCAACAAGGCTGCCGGCACTGCCCTC CTCGTCATCTGCTGCATCTGGCAGTTCACGTACCAAGCCGTTGCAATGTGTTACTACCTGTACTCTGCCGAGCTTCCTTCGGCAATTCTGCGAA TCAAGACTGGACCCATCACTTTCTTCACCAACTCGATCACAGGCATTGCCACAGTCTACGCGACACCGCCTAtgctcctcgctctcaaCCTCCGGGCGGCCTTTGTGTACGGCGCCCTGTCTGTGCCCATGTGCATCCTCATGTGGCTCTACTTGCCCGAGACCAAGTGCAGATCGGctgccgagatcgacgagcTGTTTGAGAACAAGGTCCCCGCGTGGAAGTGGAGCAAGACCGTCACGACgattgaggaggagctggcaGCCGTTCAGCGTGCGCGCGGGGCGCGGCCCGAGGACGCGTGA
- a CDS encoding uncharacterized protein (von Willebrand factor (vWF) type A domain), producing MGLASAMKQRNDALATGGGGFASPTGPPPGAGAYASPTGPPPGAQAGFAAPTGAPPGAQGGFAAPTGAPPGAQGGFAAPTGPPPGHPAGGFVSPAGPPQAYQAPAPVNTEPSLAQIMNVLKYTVADQGIQPFYPATQQGRLEGIANHIIQTRAVSTLAARWRIPVEKALEFTKLALFDIVLFLDDSGSMRGYEDGARIEDLKVIVNYVAFVASLFDADGIEVRFLNASTIASGVKNEADVQKLIDANPFKGVTNLGKEMWSKVLDPLIVRPAQKGTLQKPVLVISITDGEPYPEPAGKIREVIKDTKKALKKSRYGEDALSLQFAQVGNDKAAQDFLEKLDNDSSIGGLVDVTSNYEWEQAEIKRKTGKDLSPEDWLLKLLLGAVDTKFDAQDGAPIKKAGKFKKFFS from the exons ATGGGTCTCGCCTCTGCCATGAAACAGCGCAatgacgccctcgccaccggCGGAGGCGGCTTCGCCTCGCCAACTGGTCCTCCCCCAGGAGCTGGAGCCTACGCGAGCCCGACAGGCCCGCCTCCTGGCGCGCAGGCCGGGTTCGCGGCGCCGAccggcgctcctcctggCGCGCAAGGCGGGTTCGCGGCGCCCAccggcgctcctcctggCGCGCAGGGCGGGTTCGCGGCGCCCACCGGCCCTCCTCCGGGACATCCAGCTGGAGGCTTTGTGTCGCCAGCAGGTCCGCCTCAGGCGTACCAGGCTCCAGCGCCCGTGAATACCGAGCCGAGCCTCGCGCAGATCATGAACGTCCTGAAGTACACTGTCGCTGAC CAGGGTATTCAGCCCTTCTATCCCGCAACGCAGCAGGGGCGTCTCGAGGGAATTGCCAACCACATTATCCAGACTCGCGCCGTTTCGACTCTTGCCGCCCGCTGGCGTATCCCGGTCGAGAAGGCGCTCGAGTTT ACCAAACTCGCGCTATTTGACATTGtgctcttcctcgacgactcAGGGTCGATGCGTGGGTacgaggacggcgcgcgTATCGAGGACCTCAAGGT catTGTCAACTACGTTGCGTTTGTCGCGAGCCTCTTTGATGCGGACGGAATCGAGGTCCGCTTCCTCAACGCGTCTACGATCGCTAGTGGCGTCAAGAACGAGGCCGATGTCCAGAagctcatcgacgccaACCCCTTCAAGGGCGTCACCAACCTTGGCAAGGAGATGTGGAGCAAGGTGCTCGACCCCTTGATCGTGCGCCCTGCGCAGAAGGGCACGCTCCAGAAGCCTGTACTCGTCATCTCGATCACGGACGGTGAGCCGTACCCGGAGCCGGCGGGCAAGATCCGCGAGGTTATCAAGGACACAAAGaaggcgctcaagaagtCACGTTACGGCGAGGACGCACTGTCGCTCCAGTTTGCGCAGGTCGGCAACGACAAGGCCGCACAGGACTtcctcgagaagctcgacaacgacaGCTCGATCGgtggcctcgtcgacgtcacgTCCAACTATGAGTGGgagcaggccgagatcaagcGCAAGACTGGCAAGGACCTCTCGCCCGAGGACTGGCTGCTGAAGCTCCTCTTAGGCGCTGTTGATACCAAGTTTGATGCTCAGGATGGCGCGCCCATCAAGAAGGCGGGCAAGTTTAAGAAGTTCTTTTCGTAG
- a CDS encoding uncharacterized protein (AMP-binding enzyme): protein MATETVKRQRTFEECDAILTAPGMPFEMVEMDIGGRRMRAWKNTPPSFRAYLIPKFKEFADREIVSSPIPMPAEFYARERLTYGQVYELALEYAAWMRGLGVVVGDRVAVGGRNSTGWLSTWLAVHLLGAVPVLLNDLLTDDAQTHCLGITTPKLVLVDEELAGKVGRLRAELSKRNVGAVYCWSSVDHLPPAARAGVKAIDTTSVRQADKDAIHAGMGGGLEGLNQFSDGCIFFTSGTTGYPKAVISTQRGGLHNVISAAVSPARMFLRAGLSVAELGAMMSAPAPQGVSLISILLFHVTGNLASLLGTIGKGGKMVFQRKWNVKDAVKLVVDEKVTTMGGVPAIATAIIQSPDLPKDYQFTAVSYGGAPPPERLARDLKSRFPAAFVGQGWGMTETNAVVCHLSGPDYIAKPTSVGAAVPICDIKIVDPETRRELPRGSFGLLLSRGEGNMREYLNNPKATAETIDADGYVNTGDMGYIDEDGCLHLGDRMKDIIIRGGENIASAEVENALALDDNLAEVAAVSVPDDVLGERVGAIVSLAPGARTTEAEVLAAVTPRLRYPARPVIVVVHPEPLPRNANGKIIKTDCRKIVRDIFATRPKIEAPPRAKL from the exons ATGGCTACGGAGACAGTGAAGAGACAGCGGACATTCGAGGAGT gcgATGCCATCCTCACGGCGCCGGGGATGCCGTTCGAGAtggtcgagatggacaTTGGGGGACGGCGCATGCGCGCGTGGAAGAAT ACTCCCCCATCATTTCGCGCCTACCTGATCCCCAAGTTCAAGGAGTTTGCCGACCGCGAGATAGTTTCGTCGCCCATCCCAATGCCGGCCGAGTTTTATGCGCGCGAACGCCTCACCTACGGCCAAGTCTACGAACTCGCGCTGGAGTACGCCGCGTGGATGCGTGGGCTgggtgtggtggtgggcgaCCGTGTGGCAGTCGGCGGAAGAAACTCCACTGG GTGGCTTTCGACTTGGCTCGCTGTGCACCTCTTGGGCGCTGTTCCTGTGCTGCTCAATGATCTTCT caCCGACGACGCACAGACACACTGCCTCGGCATTACAACGCCCAAGCTTGTGCttgtggacgaggagctcgcaGGCAAGGTCGGGCGTCTCCGTGCCGAGCTGTCTAAGCGCAATGTCGGAGCTGTTTACTGCTGGTCGAGCGTGGACCACCTCCCCCCTGCCGCGCGTGCCGGTGTCAAGGCGATCGACACGACCTCGGTGCGCCAGGCGGACAAGGACGCGATTCACGCCGGCATGGGGGGTGGGCTTGAGGGGCTGAACCAGTTCTCGGACGGCTGCATCTTCTTCACGTCCGGCACGACAGGGTACCCGAAGGCGGTCATCTCGACGCAACGTGGCGGTCTTCACAATGTCATCTCGGCGGCCGTTTCCCCCGCGCGCATGTTCTTGCGGGCAGGTCTCTCTGTTGCCGAGTTGGGTGCAATGATGAGCGCACCCGCCCCGCAGGGCGTTTCGCTTATCTCCATCCTACTGTTCCACGTCACGGGTAACCTTGCAAGCCTGCTCGGGACAATTGGCAAGGGTGGCAAGATGGTGTTCCAGCGCAAGTGGAATGTCAAGGATGctgtcaagctcgtcgtcgacgagaaggtCACGACTATGGGTGGTGTGCCCGCCATTGCCACAGCGATCATCCAGAGCCCCGACCTCCCGAAGGACTACCAGTTCACGGCGGTGAGctacggcggcgcgccgcctcctgAGCGCTTGGCCCGTGACCTTAAGAGCCGCTTCCCGGCCGCGTTCGTCGGCCAGGGCTGGGGCATGACCGAGACGAATGCGGTCGTGTGCCACCTCAGTGGGCCCGACTATATCGCCAAGCCGACGAGTGTTGGTGCCGCCGTCCCAATCTGCGACATTAAGATTGTCGACCCTGAGACGCGGCGCGAACTGCCGCGCGGGAGTTTTGGTCTGCTCCTCTCTCGCGGCGAGGGAAACATGCGCGAGTACCTGAACAACCCCAAAGCGACTGCCGAGACaatcgacgccgacggctACGTCAACACTGGCGACATGGGTTACATTGACGAGGATGGgtgcctccacctcggcgaccgGATGAAGGACATCATTatccgcggcggcgagaatATTGCGAGTGCGGAAGTCGAGAacgctctcgccctcgacgataaccttgccgaggtcgcAGCCGTCAGCGTGCCGGACGATGTactcggcgagcgcgtcggcgcgaTTGTGTCCCTGGCCCCAGGCGCCAGGACGACCGAAGCCGAGGTCCTCGCGGCCGTGACCCCGCGCCTCCGCTACCCCGCCCGACCTGTCATCGTCGTTGTCCACCCCGAGCCACTCCCGCGTAACGCAAACGGCAAGATTATCAAGACTGACTGCCGCAAGATTGTGCGCGACATCTTCGCCACGCGTCCGAAGATCGAggcccctcctcgcgccaAGCTTTAA
- a CDS encoding uncharacterized protein (ZIP Zinc transporter): MRCAALIIVLAATVARAQSPTSTASPSTPSPTGQGECTWHNTHWDCELSVPAASAGSHDDHEHEAHGDSEHAASGTSAAPSTPSPTDRGACTWHISHWDCDKPATGSELGAEAAAAHGECIIHSGHVHGDCSAEQLACGAVLLEHYDMPLHIGSVFIILVTTAIGCFVPIITGWTRSNDRLTGALDASSFGRDVGFLGNLLFIARHFGTGIILATAFIHLLYHGFLMFNNKCLGELAYAPASPAIAMAAVMLTFLFDFFGGRTGHKRLEAAHAAGPSSSDSASADEEKNTHNHAHAHAPVFEGGCSHAEAAFRQEQDWQVLLLEAGILFHSIMIGVTLGAGSGPGWTTLLIVIVFHQFFEGAALGSRIALLYWISRMRALLMGIAFILITPIGVGIGIGVRKSFSQNGKTSILAIGILNSVSAGILMYTAFRLLSGDFTEGPLRRSKRSAVVASLLAMFTGLISMSILGKWA, from the coding sequence atgCGCTGTGCCGCCCTTatcatcgtcctcgctgcGACTGTCGCCCGCGCACAGAGCCCAACATCCACTGCCTCCCCATCAACGCCAAGCCCAACAGGACAAGGCGAGTGCACCTGGCACAACACCCACTGGGATTGCGAGCTGTCCGTAcccgcggcctcggcaggGTCCCACGACGACCACGAACACGAAGCACATGGAGACAGCGAACATGCCGCGTCTGGAACATCCGCCgcaccctccaccccctccccaactGACCGCGGCGCATGTACGTGGCACATCTCGCACTGGGATTGCGACAAGCCAGCGACAGGctccgagctcggcgctgAGGCGGCTGCGGCCCATGGCGAGTGCATCATCCACAGCGGACACGTACATGGCGATTGCTCTGCAGAGCAGCTTGCGTGCGGCGCCGTCCTGCTTGAGCACTACGACATGCCTCTGCATATCGGCTCCGtcttcatcatcctcgtcacGACCGCAATCGGGTGTTTTGTGCCCATCATCACTGGGTGGACGCGCAGCAACGACAGGCTCACGggtgcgctcgacgcgtccTCGTTTGGGCGTGATGTTGGCTTTCTGGGAAACCTGCTCTTCATCGCGCGTCACTTTGGCACGGGCATCATCCTCGCAACCGCGTTCATCCACCTCCTTTACCACGGTTTCCTCATGTTCAACAACAAGTgtctcggcgagctcgcgtacGCGCCGGCCTCTCCAGCGATCGCTATGGCCGCGGTCATGCTTACGTTCCTGTTCGACTTTTTTGGGGGGCGCACTGGGCATaagcgcctcgaggctgcTCACGCGGCCGGCCCCAGCTCGTCTGACTCGGCGagtgccgacgaggagaagaacaCGCATAAtcacgcgcacgcgcacgctcCCGTGTTTGAGGGCGGATGCTCACACGCCGAAGCCGCCTTCCGCCAGGAGCAGGACTGGCAGgtactcctcctcgaggccggcatCCTCTTCCACTCGATCATGATCGGAGTGACCCTAGGTGCGGGCTCCGGGCCGGGGTGGACGACACTACTCATTGTCATCGTGTTCCACCAGTTCTTCGAGGGCGCCGCACTCGGATCGCGCATCGCCCTCCTGTACTGGATCTCGCGTAtgcgcgccctcctcatGGGCATTGCTTTCATCCTCATTACGCCCATCGGCGTTGGTATCGGCATTGGCGTTCGCAAGAGCTTTTCGCAGAACGGCAAGACGTCCATCCTCGCAATCGGCATCCTCAACTCGGTTTCCGCGGGTATCCTCATGTACACCGCGTTCCGCCTGCTGTCGGGCGACTTCACAGAGGGACCGCTCCGCCGGAGTAAGCGGAGTGCAGTGGTTGCATCGCTGCTGGCCATGTTCACTGGCCTCATCTCGATGAGTATTCTTGGCAAGTGGGCATAG
- the PRA1 gene encoding uncharacterized protein (Putative peptidase family), with the protein MFNFLFTISAATAALGAPLERLARRDMKSFVEDIAIHESCTPPQHRMIGQGLKEALEVAAFAKDYIATNGPSDPVFKLYFGEKKEAYPAAMGAYDVLLDSNKDGLLFRCDDPDGNCHQPGWRGHWRGDNATLETVICPASYTDRLYNAAFCMNGFVLAEDKPSTYWSIDLIHRLYHVIGDGAIAHYAESLGDVVQLARDNSTYSPVDTDAVQYFAAHVYALEVAQGGDACIGDIAGKANEVPSSKEDAPSASVPPASTSESSTTTPDPATSTGSVGGQAAGNDCHTHADGSVHCGAE; encoded by the exons ATGTTCAACTTCCTCTTCACAATCTCTGCCGCGACAGCGGCTTTAGGGGCGCcactcgagcgcctcgcccgccgcgacATGAAGAGCTTTGTTGAGGACATCGCCATCCACGAGAGCTGCACCCCTCCGCAGCACCGCATGATCGGACAAGGCCTCAA GGAGGCACTCGAAGTCGCAGCATTTGCCAAGGACTACATCGCGACCAACGGCCCCTCCGACCCGGTCTTCAAGCTCTACTTTGGCGAAAAGAAGGAGGCGTACCCCGCCGCAATGGGTGCCTACgatgtcctcctcgataGCAACAAGGACGGTCTCCTGTTCCGCTGCGATGACCCCGATGGA AACTGTCACCAACCAGGCTGGCGAGGACACTGGCGCGGCGATAACGCCACACTCGAGACCGTCATCTGTCCTGCGTCATACACTGACCGCTTGTACAATGCCGCATTTTGCATGAACGGCTTTGTGCTCGCTGAGGATAAGCCAAGCACGTACTGGTCAATCGATCTGAT ACACCGCCTCTACCATGTCATCGGCGATGGAGCCATAGCGCACTACGCTGAGAGCCTTGGCGATGTGGTGCAACTTGCCCGTGACAATAGCACCTATTCGCCAGTCGACACGGATGCGGTTCAATACTTTGCCGCTCATGTgtacgcgctcgaggtagcccagggcggcgacgcttGCATAGGCGACATCGCGGGGAAGGCGAATGAGGTGCCCTCCAGCAAGGAGGATGcgccctcagcctcggTTCCTCCGGCCTCAACCAGCGAGAGCTCTACCACGACACCTGACCCAGCAACGTCTACCGGGTCTGTAGGGGGCCAGGCGGCCGGCAACGACTGTCACACGCACGCCGACGGCTCGGTCCACTGCGGTGCGGAGTGA